A section of the Labrus mixtus chromosome 15, fLabMix1.1, whole genome shotgun sequence genome encodes:
- the rnd1a gene encoding rho family GTPase 1a, with the protein MKERRLTQPFVARCKLVLVGDVQCGKTAMLQVLAKDCYPETYVPTVFENYTACLELEDQRVELSLWDTSGSPYYDNVRPLCYSDSDAVLLCFDISRPDIVESALKKWKAEIQDFCPSTRILLIGCKTDLRTDVCTRMELSNQKQTPISHEQGSSLAKQCGAETYLECSAFTSEKSIHSVFRTAALACMNKLQPAEKPSPVRRLSKRLLHLPSKTELLSSTFSKDKSKSCSIM; encoded by the exons ATGAAGGAAAGGAGACTCACGCAGCCGTTTGTCGCCAGGTGTAAACTCGTGCTGGTCGGGGACGTCCAATGCGGTAAAACAGCGATGTTACAAGTCCTGGCCAAAGACTGCTATCCAGAG ACTTATGTTCCTACTGTGTTTGAGAACTACACAGCCTGTTTGGAGCTTGAAGATCAGCGTGTTGAGCTCAGCCTTTGGGACACATCAG GCTCCCCATACTACGACAACGTGAGACCCCTCTGCTACAGTGACTCAGACGCTGTGCTTCTATGTTTTGACATCAGCCGTCCAGACATAGTAGAGAGTGCCCTGAAGAAG tggaAAGCAGAGATCCAGGACTTCTGTCCCAGCACACGGATCCTATTAATAGGCTGCAAGACAGACCTGCGCACAGACGTATGCACACGTATGGAGCTGTCCAATCAGAAACAGACACCCATCTCCCATGAACAG GGGTCGTCCTTGGCGAagcagtgtggagcagagaCATACCTGGAATGCTCCGCCTTCACATCAGAGAAGAGCATCCACAGCGTTTTCCGTACCGCGGCTCTGGCCTGCATGAACAAACTACAGCCTGCTGAGAAACCCAGCCCCGTCCGCCGCCTTTCCAAGAGACTCCTACACCTGCCAAGCAAGACAGAGCTCCTCTCCTCCACGTTCAGCAAAGACAAGTCCAAGAGCTGCTCCATCATGTGA